One stretch of Solenopsis invicta isolate M01_SB chromosome 16, UNIL_Sinv_3.0, whole genome shotgun sequence DNA includes these proteins:
- the LOC105207232 gene encoding glucose dehydrogenase [FAD, quinone]-like, producing the protein MSVKIPRFICFLSVTIFVTIFVPLQSSGQQRTKRYDSIYGNNISGHELTNILETGTGVLNILIEDQRYMNEQLPDIVPQFGAVYDFIVIGAGTAGATIAARLSEIRKIKVLLIEAGSNENLLMGIPLLAQMLQLSNDINWKDQTKSSNKYCLGMSKNRCNWPRGKVMGGSSVLNYMIATRGCAEDYNRWAKMGNVGWAYKDVLEYFKKMETIDIPELQSDTTYHGTQGPLHISYPKFQTLLADAFLRAGKEMGYPVLDYNGENMIGFSYLQTTTINGTRMSSNRAYLHPARDRPNLHVTRESMVKKILIDQRTNRAIGVKFIKNSRIIQVFASKEVILSAGAIGSPQLLMMSGIGPAKHLSELGINVVQDLPVGENLMDHVAFSGLTWTVNKPISLRLLDMINPTLPYIGDFVKGRRGPLTIPGACEAAAFIDIKNPKKRDSMPDIELVFIGAGIKGDILFPIIMNFNDRMRKIWQKYNSNYGWSILPILLKPKSRGRIRLLANNINVKPEIAPNYFDNPEDVETMIAGIRNAITVGQTKTMQKFGSQLSNDTFPGCENYKYDSVDYWECAVRTASITSFHYSGTCKMGPKGDPTAVVDPRLKVIGVEGLRVADASIMPEIISAHTNVPTYMIGEKLADMVKEDWGYLNKSQT; encoded by the exons ATGTCGGTCAAGATTCCGAGATTCATTTGCTTTCTCAGTGTTACTATATTCGTTACTATATTTGTTCCGTTGCAGTCAAGCGGACAACAACGAACGAAACGATACGACAGTATTTACGGCAATAATATCAGCGGACACGAATTAACAAATATACTTGAAACAGGTACCGGAGTCTTAAACATCCTAATAGAAGACCAACGTTATATGAATGAGCAGCTGCCGGACATAGTTCCGCAATTTGGAGCAGTGTACGATTTCATAGTAATTGGCGCCGGTACGGCTGGCGCTACGATAGCTGCAAGATTAAGTGAGATTCGCAAGATTAAAGTGTTGTTGATCGAAGCTGGATCTAACGAAAATTTGCTGATGGGCATTCCGCTCCTCGCTCAGATGCTGCAGCTAAGTAATGATATTAATTGGAAGGACCAAACAAAATCATCCAACAAATACTGTCTCGGTATGAGTAAGAATAGGTGTAATTGGCCTAGAGGAAAAGTGATGGGAGGCAGCAGCGTCCTAAACTACATGATCGCAACCAGAGGCTGCGCCGAAGATTATAATCGATGGGCCAAAATGGGGAATGTAGGCTGGGCTTACAAGGATGTCCTCGAATACTTTAAAAAGATGGAAACCATAGATATCCCAGAACTGCAATCGGATACTACTTATCATGGAACTCAGGGACCGTTACATATTTCTTACCCAAAATTTCAAACACTACTGGCAGACGCCTTCCTAAGAGCCGGCAAAGAGATGGGATATCCGGTGTTGGACTATAACGGAGAAAATATGATAGGATTCTCGTATTTGCAGACCACGACTATAAATGGCACTCGTATGAGCAGCAACAGAGCTTATTTACATCCTGCAAGAGATCGTCCCAATCTTCATGTGACACGCGAAAGCAtggtaaaaaaaatcctgatcgATCAACGTACGAATCGGGCGATTGGTGTAAAGTTTATCAAAAATAGTCGAATTATCCAAGTGTTTGCGAGTAAAGAAGTAATTTTGAGCGCGGGTGCCATCGGATCGCCACAATTATTGATGATGTCTGGCATTGGACCCGCCAAACACCTTAGCGAACTCGGAATAAATGTTGTTCAGGACTTACCAGTAGGTGAAAATTTGATGGATCACGTAGCATTTAGCGGGTTAACATGGACAGTGAATAAACCGATAAGTCTCCGACTGTTAGACATGATAAATCCCACTCTTCCGTATATAGGAGACTTTGTGAAGGGGCGCAGAGGACCACTTACAATCCCGGGTGCGTGTGAGGCTGCCGCTTTTATCGACATCAAAAATCCAAAAAAACGTGACAGTATGCCGGACATAGAACTGGTATTTATTGGTGCTGGAATTAAAGGAGATATTTTGTTTCCAATTATAATGAACTTCAACGATCGAATGCGTAAGATATGGCAGAAATATAATAGCAATTACGGTTGGAGCATACTACCAATTTTGTTGAAACCAAAGAGTCGTGGACGAATAAGACTATTAGccaataatattaatgttaaacctGAGATTGCTCCAAATTACTTTGATAATCCAGAAGATGTTGAAACGATGATTGCTGGCATTAGAAATGCAATAACCGTCGGTCAGACGAAAACAATGCAGAAGTTTGGTTCACAATTGTCGAACGATACTTTTCCCGGATGCGAAAACTACAAATATGACTCTGTTGATTATTGGGAGTGCGCAGTAAGAACGGCGAGTATCACAAGCTTTCATTATTCTGGAACTTGCAAGATGGGACCGAAAGGAGATCCAACTGCAGTCGTCGATCCTAGGTTAAAG GTGATTGGTGTTGAAGGACTGCGAGTAGCAGACGCTTCTATCATGCCCGAGATTATATCGGCGCACACAAACGTGCCTACCTATATGATTGGCGAAAAGCTGGCAGACATGGTCAAAGAAGATTGGGGATACTTGAATAAGTCACAAACGTAA
- the LOC105207054 gene encoding glucose dehydrogenase [FAD, quinone]-like, which produces MSVKIPRFICFLSVTIFVTIFVPLQSSGQKRTKRYDSTYGNNISGHELTNILETGTGILNFLIENQRYMNKEVLDIVPQFGAVYDFIVIGAGTAGATIAARLSEIHKIKVLLIEAGSNENLLMGIPLLAHMQQLNNDINWKDQTKSSNKYCLGMSKNRCNWPRGKVMGGSSVLNYMIATRGCAEDYNRWAKMGNVGWAYKDVLEYFKKLETIDILELQSDTTYHGTQGPLHISYPKFQTLLADAFLRAGKELGYPVLDYNGENMIGFSYLQTTTINGTRMSSNRAYLHPARDRPNLHVTRESMVKKILIDQRTNRAIGVKFIKNSRIIQVFASKEVILSAGAIGSPQLLMMSGIGPAKHLSELGIKTVQDLPVGENLMDHVAFSGLTWTVNEPISLRLFNMINPTLPYMRDFLMERRGPFTIPAACEAVAFIDTKNPKKSKGMPDIEQLFIGAGIKGDILFPILMDFNDRMRKIWQKYSSNYGWSILPFLLKPKSRGRIRLLANDINVKPEIAPNYFDNPKDVETMIAGIRNAITVGQTKTMQKFGSQLSNDTFPGCENYKYDSDDYWECAVRTASITGFHYSGTCKMGPKGDPTAVVDPRLKVIGVEGLRVADASIMPEIISAHTNVPTYMIGEKLADMVKEDWGYLNKSQT; this is translated from the exons ATGTCGGTCAAGATTCCGAGATTCATTTGCTTTCTCAGTGTTACTATATTCGTTACTATATTTGTTCCGTTGCAGTCAAGCGGACAAAAACGAACAAAACGATACGACAGTACTTACGGCAATAATATCAGCGGACACGAATTAACAAATATACTTGAAACAGGTACCGGAATCTTAAACTTCCTAATAGAAAACCAACGTTATATGAATAAGGAGGTGCTGGACATAGTTCCGCAATTCGGAGCAGTGTACGATTTCATAGTAATTGGCGCCGGTACGGCTGGCGCTACGATAGCTGCAAGATTAAGTGAGATTCACAAGATTAAAGTGTTGTTGATCGAAGCTGGATCTAACGAAAATTTGCTGATGGGCATTCCGCTTCTCGCTCATATGCAGCAGCTAAACAATGATATTAATTGGAAGGACCAAACAAAATCATCCAACAAATACTGTCTCGGTATGAGTAAGAATAGGTGTAATTGGCCTAGAGGAAAAGTGATGGGAGGCAGCAGCGTCCTAAACTACATGATCGCAACCAGAGGCTGCGCCGAAGATTATAATCGATGGGCCAAAATGGGGAATGTAGGCTGGGCTTACAAGGATGTCCTCGAATACTTTAAAAAGCTGGAAACCATAGATATCCTAGAGCTGCAATCGGATACTACTTATCATGGAACTCAGGGACCGTTGCATATTTCTTACCCAAAATTTCAAACACTACTGGCAGACGCCTTCCTAAGAGCCGGCAAAGAGCTGGGATATCCGGTGTTGGACTATAACGGAGAAAATATGATAGGATTCTCGTATTTGCAGACCACGACTATAAATGGCACTCGTATGAGCAGCAACAGAGCTTATTTACATCCTGCAAGAGATCGTCCTAACCTTCATGTGACACGCGAAAGCAtggtaaaaaaaatcctgatcgATCAACGTACGAATCGGGCGATTGGTGTAAAGTTTATCAAAAATAGTCGAATTATCCAAGTGTTTGCGAGTAAAGAAGTAATTTTGAGCGCGGGTGCCATCGGATCGCCACAATTATTGATGATGTCTGGCATTGGACCGGCAAAACACCTTAGCGAGCTTGGAATAAAAACTGTTCAGGACTTGCCGGTGGGTGAAAATTTGATGGATCACGTAGCATTTAGCGGGCTAACATGGACAGTGAATGAACCGATAAGTCTCCGATTGTTCAACATGATAAATCCCACTCTTCCGTATATGAGAGACTTTCTGATGGAACGCAGAGGACCATTTACAATCCCGGCTGCGTGTGAGGCTGTCGCTTTCATTGACACCAAAAatccaaaaaaaagtaaaggtATGCCGGACATAGAACAGCTATTTATTGGTGCTGGAATTAAAGGAGATATTTTGTTTCCAATTCTAATGGACTTCAACGATCGAATGCGTAAGATATGGCAGAAATATAGTAGCAATTACGGTTGGAGCATACTACCATTTTTGTTGAAACCAAAGAGTCGTGGACGAATAAGACTATTAGCCaatgatattaatgttaaacCTGAGATTGCTCCAAATTACTTTGATAATCCAAAAGATGTTGAAACGATGATTGCTGGCATTAGAAATGCAATAACCGTCGGTCAGACGAAAACAATGCAGAAGTTTGGTTCACAATTGTCGAACGATACTTTTCCCGGATGCGAAAACTACAAATATGACTCTGATGATTATTGGGAGTGCGCAGTAAGAACGGCGAGTATCACAGGCTTTCATTATTCTGGAACTTGCAAGATGGGACCGAAAGGAGATCCAACTGCAGTCGTCGATCCTAGGTTAAAG GTGATTGGTGTTGAAGGACTGCGAGTAGCAGACGCTTCTATCATGCCCGAGATTATATCGGCGCACACAAACGTGCCTACCTATATGATTGGCGAAAAGCTGGCAGACATGGTCAAAGAAGATTGGGGATACTTGAATAAGTCACAAACGTAA
- the LOC105207053 gene encoding LOW QUALITY PROTEIN: glucose dehydrogenase [FAD, quinone]-like (The sequence of the model RefSeq protein was modified relative to this genomic sequence to represent the inferred CDS: inserted 1 base in 1 codon), with product MSVKIPSFICFLSVTIFVTIFVPLQSSGQPQTKRYDSIYGNNISGHELTNILETGTGVLNFLIEDQRYMTEQLPDIVPQFGAVYDFIVIGAGTAGATIAARLSEIRKIKVLLIEAGSNENLLMDIPLLAHMLQLSNDINWKDQTKSSNKYCLGMSKNRCNWPRGKVMGGSSVLNYMIATRGCAEDYNRWAKMGNVVWAYKDVLEYFKKMETIDIPELQSDTTYHGTQGPLHISYPKFQTLLADAFLRAGKELGYPVLDYNGENMIGFSYLQTTTINGTRMSSNRAYLHPARDRPNLHVTRESMXKKILIDQRTNRAIGVKFIKNSRIIQVFASKEVILSAGAIGSPQLLMMSGIGPAKHLSELGINVVQDLPVGENLMDHVAFSGLTWTVNKPISLRLLDMINPTLPYIGDFLMGRRGPFTIPNACEAVGFINTKNPKKRDSMPDLEQLFIGAGIKGDVLFPILMDFNDRMRKIWQKYGSNYGWSILPILLKPKSRGRIRLLANNINVKPEIAPNYFDNPEDVETMIAGIRSAITVGQTKTMQKFGSQLSNDTFPGCENYKYDSDDYWECAVRTTSITDFHYSGTCKMGPKGDPIAVVDPRLNVIGVEGLRVADASIMPEIISAHTNVPTYMIGEKLADMVKEDWGYLNKSRT from the exons ATGTCGGTCAAGATTCCGAGCTTCATTTGCTTTCTCAGTGTTACAATATTCGTTACTATATTTGTTCCGTTGCAGTCAAGCGGACAACCACAAACAAAACGATACGACAGTATTTACGGCAATAATATCAGCGGACACGAATTAACAAATATACTTGAAACAGGTACCGGAGTCTTAAACTTCCTAATAGAAGACCAACGTTATATGACTGAGCAGCTGCCGGACATAGTTCCGCAATTTGGAGCAGTGTACGATTTCATAGTAATTGGCGCCGGTACGGCTGGCGCTACGATAGCTGCAAGATTAAGTGAGATTCGCAAGATTAAAGTGTTGTTGATCGAAGCTGGATCTAACGAAAATTTGCTGATGGACATTCCGCTCCTCGCTCATATGCTGCAGCTAAGCAATGATATTAATTGGAAGGACCAAACAAAATCATCCAACAAATACTGTCTCGGTATGAGTAAGAATAGGTGTAATTGGCCTAGAGGAAAAGTGATGGGAGGCAGCAGCGTCCTAAACTACATGATCGCAACCAGAGGCTGCGCCGAAGATTATAATCGATGGGCCAAAATGGGGAATGTAGTCTGGGCTTACAAGGATGTCCTCGAATACTTTAAAAAGATGGAAACCATAGATATCCCAGAACTGCAATCGGATACTACTTATCATGGAACTCAGGGACCGTTGCATATTTCTTACCCAAAATTTCAAACACTACTGGCAGACGCCTTCCTAAGAGCCGGCAAAGAGCTGGGATATCCGGTGTTGGACTATAACGGAGAAAATATGATAGGATTCTCGTATTTGCAGACCACGACTATAAATGGCACTCGTATGAGCAGCAACAGAGCTTATTTACATCCTGCAAGAGATCGTCCTAATCTTCATGTGACACGCGAAAGCA GTAAAAAAATCCTGATCGATCAACGTACGAATCGGGCGATTGGTGTAAAGTTTATCAAAAATAGTCGAATTATCCAAGTGTTTGCGAGTAAAGAAGTAATTTTGAGCGCGGGTGCCATCGGATCGCCACAATTATTGATGATGTCTGGCATTGGACCCGCCAAACACCTTAGCGAACTCGGAATAAATGTTGTTCAGGACTTACCAGTAGGTGAAAATTTGATGGATCACGTAGCATTTAGCGGGTTAACATGGACAGTGAATAAACCGATAAGTCTCCGACTGTTAGACATGATAAATCCCACTCTTCCGTATATAGGAGATTTTCTGATGGGACGCAGAGGACCGTTTACTATCCCGAATGCGTGTGAGGCTGTCGGTTTCATTAACACCAAAAATCCAAAAAAACGTGACAGTATGCCGGACCTAGAACAGCTATTTATTGGTGCTGGAATTAAAGGAGATGTTTTGTTTCCAATTTTAATGGACTTCAACGATCGAATGCGTAAGATATGGCAGAAATATGGTAGCAATTACGGTTGGAGCATACTACCAATTTTGTTGAAACCAAAGAGTCGTGGACGAATAAGACTATTAGccaataatattaatgttaaacctGAGATTGCTCCAAATTACTTTGATAATCCAGAAGATGTTGAAACGATGATTGCTGGCATTAGAAGTGCAATAACCGTCGGTCAGACGAAAACAATGCAGAAGTTTGGTTCACAATTGTCGAACGATACTTTTCCCGGATGCGAAAACTACAAATATGACTCTGATGATTATTGGGAGTGCGCAGTAAGAACGACGAGTATCACAGACTTTCATTATTCTGGAACTTGCAAGATGGGACCGAAAGGAGATCCAATTGCAGTCGTCGATCCTAGGTTAAAT gtgATTGGTGTTGAAGGACTGCGAGTAGCAGACGCTTCTATCATGCCCGAGATTATATCGGCGCACACAAACGTGCCTACCTATATGATTGGCGAAAAGCTGGCAGACATGGTCAAAGAAGATTGGGGATACTTGAATAAGTCACGAACGTAA